The nucleotide window ATTGCTCAATGTTTTGGGCCCCATCTTGGGCCAAATCCATCTTCTAAATCACAATTTActtatttgttgattttatgTGCTATTTGATTGTctgatattttcattattaaaatttaaaaaaaaaatgtatatatattatttatataatttaaatacataaataatgtgttattatataattaaatattattttatttttaatttaaactcatttaatcatattataatatattatttatatattcaaattatataccacaaatatatccatataattttattatttaatacttACATATGCAATAGGATAATTTGAtacaaatcattaaaaaaaaataaaaaaccctcaaattgtgaaattttatcGCCAGAGTTCCAGTAAGTTACTGCTTCACCTAAGAGCTTAACTGGCCACTAAATTTGGAGTTAACCAAGCAAAAAAATCATGGTTaaagttggatttgatttgaaccGAATCTGAACAAGATCCAGTTTAAATTCCAAAGAATTTAGCCTAAGTTCTACTTGAACCTAAGAGAACTAATTCGAGTTTGATGAGCTAAGATTTTAATTTggcttaaaaaatattttatttaaattcaattcaaattgattcaaactcgaATGTTTAGAtagatttgaatttagtttgttttttaaaaacgAGTTTAACCTTTGGCTCGTTTAGTCCAAATTCAAATTCGAGCTTGGGCAACTTGGATTGAACACGACTCTACAACATTGTTTAACCTCTTTTTTACTCATTGTATTTTACTTTGATTAGGTAGTAATTTGTCAtcgaaatgaaatgaaaataggAACATAGAAAcacttaaataaattattcttatcaCAATCAACTCCAGAATGAATACCAGAAACAAACACTTGATGCCATTAACAAACTACCCCTCATCACATAAAAGCATAAGCTATTTATTAAGCACGACAATACGAGTGAGGGCACAGCATGCTTACTGTGGGGCACGACCTGCGATTTTGGTGAACAGACTCAGACAGACAACTCTGTTTGAGAAATCAAGATGCCATCGGTGTCTGCATAGAGCCATTCCCCATCGCAGATCCTTGTTCCACCGATGGTTATCGGCACATGTTTCTCGCCGATCCCCTTCTTGTTGGCTTTCATCGGATGAGAGGCAAGAGCTCTCACGCCGATATCACAGCCATTGATCTCGTCAACATCTCTGATACAGCCATTCACGACTATTCCTGCCCATCCATTGTTTTGTGCTTGTACAACAGGGTTGCCACCCAGAATAGCACACCGCAGACTCCCACCCCCATCTATGACGAGAACTCTGCCATTGCCTTTCTCCTCAAGAAACTCACGGATCAAAACATTGTCTTCGAAAACCTTGACAGTAACTACCGGTCCGGAGAAGACTTGGCGCCGGCCGTATATCTGAAAAATAGGTTGAATTGCCCGGAGTTCACCACTAACAATTAGCTGTGGGTTTGCATCACAAAATTCAGCAGTTGTAACTAATGCCATTTATCGAAGCACCTTCACGAAAGGAAAAGCATCAAATTTCTATCTAACACCACAAATTTGCAAAGCCAAcaagaattttcaattaaatgaCCAAGATAAAAAGTAGGATTTGCAGTCTTCctggaagaagaagaacacAACATCACAAAAGACtatgagtttgaattttaagggACATAGCAAATGTCAGCATGACACTAATTACATATAGCCCCAAATGTTTTGCATGACATAATTTcactaaacaaaatgaaaaacattgTGAAATTGTAACAAATAAGGTGAATCATGATTATAACTCAGAAGAACATGCAGGGAAAGACGGTAGAAAGGAGTCAGATAAGGACTGTAAATTGAAAAGTTACTGTAGGTtattaaagggaaattataaaaaatgcccaaaatactctcccattaagcaaaaatatcaaaagtcactattttcaagtaaaaatgtctaaattcactatttttaagcaaaaatgcctatgactttttctaaaatactaaaattacccttccccttaTTTAtgtaaaccctcctcactcactaaaaggggttaaatgaaattttattaaaattagagagatattttgatattaaacattgtaagggcattttgatatttctttatttcataactttttctaaaatatcaaaattatccttcctcttatctatataaaccctcataactcatttttattacacacacttctcatatcactcaaacactcactctcactctcatttttattcaagatcaattagtagggttTTGTTCGGaagaaagaagttcgtatttttaaattcgattcgaaaaaaactattcatcaaaaaaaagtatttataccaatcttagtctaaaaacttaattttatttattaaatctagtttatatgttataatatagatgttaaatgtaatgttagacaaatatgagggttaaaataattttagacaaATATGAGGTTTTtctgatattatacaatatataaaatatttatataacatgttaagaatagatagatattgcTTTGATATAacacaacatacaagggtgttaaataaaggaAGAGATAATTGaagggtcaaatgaaatgttattaaaattgggggtattttgatattaaacattgtaagagtattataaatgaaatcttaggttttttcgaatttcatcgttctaggatatatcgattcgtattttccagatttttgaagaattttttgattgttgtcattttagggtatttcaacttttagaattcgaatttcagttccgttttttcgaatttcaccgttttatgatatatcgacttatattttttagattttcgaagaatttttcgattgttgtcattctagggtatttcaatttttagatttcgaatttcagttctattttttttaatttcatcgttttatgatatatcgattcgtgtttttcagatttataaagaaattttttattgttgtcgttctagggtatttcaacttttagaattcaaattttagtttcattttttcgaatttcactgttttataatatatcgactcgtattttttagattttcgaaaaaaaatttgactgttaccattttaaggtatttcaacttttagaatttgaatttcagtttcattttttgaaatttcaccgttttaggatatatcgactcatatttttcagatttctgaagaattttttaattgttatcattctagggtatttcaacttttaaaattcgaatttcagttctgttttttcgaatttcatcgttttaggatatattgactcatattttttaaattttttatgaatttttttattgttgtcattctagggtatttcaacttttacatagttattacaga belongs to Mangifera indica cultivar Alphonso chromosome 2, CATAS_Mindica_2.1, whole genome shotgun sequence and includes:
- the LOC123207616 gene encoding putative 4-hydroxy-4-methyl-2-oxoglutarate aldolase 2: MALVTTAEFCDANPQLIVSGELRAIQPIFQIYGRRQVFSGPVVTVKVFEDNVLIREFLEEKGNGRVLVIDGGGSLRCAILGGNPVVQAQNNGWAGIVVNGCIRDVDEINGCDIGVRALASHPMKANKKGIGEKHVPITIGGTRICDGEWLYADTDGILISQTELSV